The proteins below come from a single Drosophila miranda strain MSH22 chromosome Y unlocalized genomic scaffold, D.miranda_PacBio2.1 Contig_Y1_pilon, whole genome shotgun sequence genomic window:
- the LOC117191870 gene encoding uncharacterized protein LOC117191870 isoform X1, producing the protein MVEMKNRTRTGSGIAEVRAPERIAGHAERCDEKRQHTDKVFNQKSLNRPPFGNLSIFPAVMHISKEGAKRLPPPSDSVERKYIVDLFKNCYDAGDFLSQLPVLHDGAFVIFHMRPHL; encoded by the exons ATGG TAGAGATGAAAAATCGGACCAGAACCGGGTCCGGAATCGCAGAAGTTCGAGCACCGGAGAGGATAGCGGGCCATGCTGAGAGATGTGATGAGAAGAGGCAACATACTGACAAGGTCTTCAATCAGAAGTCACTTAACAGGCCACCCTTTGGCAATCTTTCTATATTTCCAGCCGTAATG CACATATCCAAAGAAGGCGCCAAGCGATTACCACCGCCCAGCGATAGCGTAGAAAGAAAATACATTGTCGATTTATTCAAGAACTGCTATGATGCCGGTGATTTCCTATCGCAGCTGCCAGTGCTACATGATGGGGCATTCGTTATATTTCACATGCGCCCACATCTATGA
- the LOC117191870 gene encoding uncharacterized protein LOC117191870 isoform X2, which yields MEMKNRTRTGSGIAEVRAPERIAGHAERCDEKRQHTDKVFNQKSLNRPPFGNLSIFPAVMHISKEGAKRLPPPSDSVERKYIVDLFKNCYDAGDFLSQLPVLHDGAFVIFHMRPHL from the exons ATGG AGATGAAAAATCGGACCAGAACCGGGTCCGGAATCGCAGAAGTTCGAGCACCGGAGAGGATAGCGGGCCATGCTGAGAGATGTGATGAGAAGAGGCAACATACTGACAAGGTCTTCAATCAGAAGTCACTTAACAGGCCACCCTTTGGCAATCTTTCTATATTTCCAGCCGTAATG CACATATCCAAAGAAGGCGCCAAGCGATTACCACCGCCCAGCGATAGCGTAGAAAGAAAATACATTGTCGATTTATTCAAGAACTGCTATGATGCCGGTGATTTCCTATCGCAGCTGCCAGTGCTACATGATGGGGCATTCGTTATATTTCACATGCGCCCACATCTATGA